A segment of the Zingiber officinale cultivar Zhangliang chromosome 8B, Zo_v1.1, whole genome shotgun sequence genome:
GATAATTTAGGATTCAGTGTAAGCATTGAAATGCACTAGAGATTTGGAAGCCTTGGTGTTGTACTCTCATCGGAATCTCATCTGCAAGTTTCCTTAATCATCAAAAAGAGTGGAGAAAAGTAGGTCTTGCACAAATGTTGCTCGAACTGTGGCCTGTTTTCGCCTTTGTTCCTTTTGCTCGTGTGTTAATGAAGAGCTCAAACTGTTAAGAAAATTTTTCAATGAGAACTAATGATAacatttgttagcattgtgctgcataataaaatcttctcgataaggacaagctaaCAATATACTTTGTAGTTTCTATGAATAAGAATCAGAATACAAATGAATAACGTTATATAGCACTACATATTCACATCCTCGTTCACTATTTATAGTGTTTCAGGATCGAAACGCTTCCTCTGTTACCTAACAATGTTATGTAGCACATCTCTAACACAAACGGTTCAAAATCTATCTGTACTAACATCTACAATCTTATATCTGAACCACACATTAATAATGTCAATATGCCTTCTATGATGTTGAAACTCAATATGCTCGTCAGCTTTTTATGCAAATTCTCTATTCCTCAATTTCATCAAAAACCAATCTATAAGAAGTGAACAGAAGAAAATTCATTTTATCATGAATTATGGGTAAACTAAAATAAGAATCATAATATAGACTTGAATCGTTATGCAGTTGTTTTTCCAATCAAGAACAGAAAGATGGAACTAATTTCAAGTTGAAGTACAATCCCTGAGATTTGCAATCCAAATACTATTAATTGACAAATAAATTTCACAACAGGATCTAAGCTAAACCGTTATTTTGACCAACCTCACATTTATTTGCAATAGTATTTAAATGTTCCCCTTTCCACTATAATTAGACCATATGCCACTACGAATTAATTTGGAGATAAAGAAGTGAAACTTAAATCAGACATAAAAACTACAACAGATAAATGTAATAATTACCTGGAAATGAAAGAGGGTAGATCTGATTCCGTTTTCAGAAATGCATTGTCATCAGTGGATGGCTTTGATGATTCTTCTACCTCAGATGTTGGAAAGTTCATAAAAAGTGATGAAAGAAATGAATCAGAAGCTATGTTGGATTCCTCATTGTTGTTTCTACGACCAGCATTTCCCAAAAGAATCTGCAGATGAGCCTCACGAAGGTCCCTCCCCAAAAGAGAAAGTGTCTGATTGCTAGGGATGGCAAATCTGCGTAACCTTCGACGTCTCTGCAAGTAATCCTTTGTTAAGAGAAACAAATGCAAAATCTTTATTGTAAAATGCCACAGATGCAATCAAACAGGAAGGATATCTTGAATATGTGCCCATGTTGAAGTGTGATATGATTCAGCATGTCTTTTGCAACCTTAATAGAGCAGATCGGGCAAACCTGTAAAACGGAACAGATATCAACAATTAAATACTTCAGATCAGACCATTGAAGCATAAGCTGCAGCATCTACAAAAGTGAAACAATAACCAACAAAATTGCCCagtagttatttatttattcaaaCATTGAGTTGACAACCACATTTAGACTTGTAACAAGAATTTATTGAGCATAATATATACCAGATAAAGCATTTCTACTTGAAAAAGTTACAAGCAAACACTAAAGGCATATAGAAATCTATCAACTCAATTTCACAAACAACGTGCATACAATCAATTTTTGCAATAATATCTAATTTCTGATTATAAATGATTGGAATGGTTTTGTTGAACCCTATAATAAATTGCATTTAAATGCTTATTTGCAGCATCacaaaaatgcaaaaaaaaaaaaaaaatggtcttTACTGCAGGCTAGTGTTTTTTGTCTTTTGATGCTTACCACAGCAATAGAGGCAAAAACAAGTTCTTCAAGAAAGGAGCAGGAAAGATGTTGTGAGGTTGACAAAGGCACTGGGATTTATCAGGCAAAATATGCGGTAGACAAATCATTTGTAAAGTCAAACATACAATAAAAAGCTCATATCATAAGAGCAAACCAGAAATTACATAATCTGACATCCCATACCATAtccattcattttttttcttcctacAAAAGTGTTGTCAGCTAACATCTGCATATGACCAAATCCTGCAGTTATATATCAAGGGAGTACTAATTCCAGATGTCTCATAAAGTTTTATGTATCCAACTATTGCATAAATCGCCTATGATTATTGCCTATCCACAGCATGCTTGCGAAAATGGATAAGCATTCAAGGGAAACTGAAAAAGAATAGCTTCTTTGTTCAAAGGCTATGGCTTTCGATGCTCACAGCAGCAGTAGATTCGAACGCGTGCTCCTCTTCAATATGGGAACACAGGGACGAGATGTCGTGATCCTCGTAGCAATACGGGCAGGTGAAATCGGGACGGGGCTCCTCCTCCATCTCAAATTCGTCGATGCTCAAACGATCTATCAAAATCAAATTTGGATTTCTCAGGAGGGACAAAAACAAATACATCAAAGAAGAAAAACCCCCATCAGACAAACAATTTCTACCCGAATCCGATGAAgaaaagtaaacaataaaaagCAAGAGCAAGGAAGAACGATCCGATGATACCTGATTGAACATTCTGTTGATGCTGGGTCGAGTAATGCCTCTTTGCGGCTGCAAGGCGAGAGATCCAGAGATCGGAATCCATCGTTTTGGGAAAACCGGAATAGTTTTTATTACAAAGGCGTCGGACCTCAAAACCAAACAATCGATTTCTCCCTTCCTCCCGACAAAACCCCTCCCAACTCAGATTTGCTCGCTACCTCTGCTACGGATTCGTTggcggagagagagagagagagagagagagaggggaagaGGTTGGAGAAGGAAAACGCAGGGGAGAGGCGACGATAGAAATGGGaccatttctttattttatttgacCACGTGTCCCGAGGAGGGCGTCAGGACGCGCGTTCCCATTTGCCCCTCTGTTGGACGGTAAGCACAAAGCCTTTCAAGATTTCAAAAGCTGCTGAGCCCAATTTCCGATCCGATCTCGGCGTTGATTTAATCCGACGCAGACAAGAATTAGCGAAGACAACCAATCAAAACTCGACAAGTCAAATGGATTGGAGGACGCTGTTTCAGACGCACACAGTTTATCGCCACGTTTCGTTTCCGGGAAGAAACAGCGTGGAAACTTCCATGAGTCAGCCAAGCAGAGCTCGCGTCGCCTGGCCCTCCATCGTTTCAACACATTTTGGGTCCAAATGTAGAGAAATCTTTTAGAAAACAAAAGGGATAATTCCTTATTTAGTCCCTCATTATTTGATGTAGTCCTAATTTCATCCCTAatttttcaattgatcaaatttagTCTTCTAATTTTTGAATGTTTTTCCAAATCAATCCTTCCGTCCAAATCCTTGTTAAAATAGACGGGAAAACTTATTTAACCAGTGAAAGTGACTAGTTACTTTTATTCTTGCGCTATTTCCCTAATTTTGATATTGATTGAGTTCGAGATTTAGAAATTTGTTTCCTTTGTTGGTTTATAAGCTGCGAAGAAGATGCACTAACCGTATCGAAGTCTTTGTTGATTGTTCTGAGATAATGATCGGAAGGATTGTGCAGAGAAGGGCAGGCGAAACTGTTGGAAGCAAAGAACTGGAGAAAAGTTTGAGCAAGGCTGAATTTCCATAGGTCGAAAGAGAGAATTCAAATCTTAATCGAGCTTTGAGATCGAGTCGGTACCTCGACAGCCGCCGGAGCAAGGCCGAAGAAGACGGTGTTGCCATAGGCGAGGAGGCAGAGGCGATCGAAGAGGTCGAACACCTCGCTGCCGAGCTGGTGGACGGCGGCGACGACTGTCATCCTCTCACGACGGGCGAGGCGCGCGATCCGGTGGACGACGTGATAGGCGGCGGCACTGTCGATGCCGCTGGTGGGCTCGTCGAGGAAGAGGAGCCGCGGGCGAGTGAGGAGCTCGACACAGATGCTGACGTGCCGCTGCTGATCGTCGCTAATGCCTTTGATGTACCACCCGCTGATTCTAGTGTCCATGGCGGCCGCCAACCCCATCTCCCTCATCGTCGCCTCTGCCCTCGCCCGCTTCATAGGCGTCGACATGGAGTCCGGCAGCTGGAGCTGCGCTGAGTAGCAGACGACCTCCCTCACCGTCAGCGTCGTCATCAACACGTCGTCTTGGGTCACATAAGCCGACGTTCCAAAGGCAAGCTTCTGTTTCTGGCCATTGATCAAGATATTTCCAAAGGCCTCCTCACATATGAATGATAAGCTTGACAAAACTCGGTGACAAATGACAAAAAGAAAATGATggaaggagagggaagacctGTTGAAGGGTGAAATGGAATCATAGAGGAGAAAGAATGACAATAGCAACAAGAATATGCTACCTCTCCCGAAATCATTGAACAAGACGATCGTTGAACGTTAGTATCTCCTTCTAGGTCATCTCCAGAATAAAAGCAACACATAGGTCACTTCCACCGATTAAACAAGTCTTCCCGTCTACTTTAACGGAAATTTGGACGGAAGGATCAATTTGGAAAAACGTTCGAAAATTAGAGGACTAAATTtgatcaattaaaaaattaaggaCGAAATCAACACCACGTCAAATAATGAGGG
Coding sequences within it:
- the LOC122014712 gene encoding protein DEHYDRATION-INDUCED 19-like, producing MDSDLWISRLAAAKRHYSTQHQQNVQSDRLSIDEFEMEEEPRPDFTCPYCYEDHDISSLCSHIEEEHAFESTAAVCPICSIKVAKDMLNHITLQHGHIFKLQRRRRLRRFAIPSNQTLSLLGRDLREAHLQILLGNAGRRNNNEESNIASDSFLSSLFMNFPTSEVEESSKPSTDDNAFLKTESDLPSFISSLSSSLTHEQKEQRRKQATVRATFVQDLLFSTLFDD